A region from the Nonlabens sp. YIK11 genome encodes:
- a CDS encoding LptF/LptG family permease, with protein MFSILDRYILKRYLGSFFLLLLLFLPIMVTVHVAEKIGKIISNEVPFLEVILYLGDFTMYFTNFLFPIFLFISTMFFTSKLANNTEVIAFLSSGVSFNRFLRPYIIGATLICGLALLLSAIFVPQAASGFNEFQQQYFRKGDASETTNVFRQINDNDFVYVSNYQPSRQTGFDFTLEHFEDDELKYKIYASRIAFQDSVYVLSQYKKRIILEDREIIHEKNRLDTIFDFDIDELTPTKFIAETKSYTDLNEFIALEEKRGNANMNIYYVEKYKRISIPISAFIFTIIAVAVSSVKKRGGMGTNLAIGIVIAMVYMFLDKVFGTIAEKSTFNPWIAVWTPNIFFAVVALFLLRNARR; from the coding sequence GTGTTTAGCATACTGGATAGATACATATTAAAAAGATATCTAGGGAGTTTCTTCCTGTTGTTATTGCTATTCCTACCTATCATGGTAACTGTACATGTTGCCGAAAAAATAGGAAAGATCATTTCTAATGAAGTTCCTTTTCTTGAGGTGATTCTGTACCTGGGAGATTTCACCATGTATTTCACAAATTTCCTGTTTCCCATTTTCCTCTTTATATCCACGATGTTTTTTACCTCAAAGTTGGCTAACAATACAGAGGTCATTGCATTTTTGAGTTCGGGAGTTTCCTTCAATAGGTTTTTACGTCCTTATATTATAGGAGCTACTTTGATCTGCGGCTTAGCCTTACTACTCAGCGCTATTTTTGTACCGCAGGCAGCCTCAGGCTTTAATGAATTCCAACAACAATATTTTAGAAAAGGTGATGCCTCAGAAACGACAAATGTCTTTAGGCAAATCAACGATAATGACTTTGTTTATGTGAGCAATTATCAGCCTTCACGCCAGACAGGTTTTGACTTTACGCTGGAACATTTTGAAGATGATGAACTCAAGTACAAAATCTACGCAAGCAGGATAGCATTTCAGGACAGTGTCTATGTGTTGAGCCAGTATAAAAAGAGGATTATCCTTGAAGATCGCGAGATCATTCATGAGAAAAACCGACTGGATACCATCTTTGATTTTGATATTGACGAGCTCACTCCAACTAAGTTTATCGCAGAAACCAAATCCTACACAGATCTCAATGAATTTATCGCTCTGGAAGAAAAACGTGGTAATGCCAACATGAACATTTATTATGTGGAGAAGTACAAGCGTATCTCCATACCAATAAGTGCCTTTATTTTTACCATCATAGCTGTAGCTGTGTCATCCGTCAAAAAACGTGGTGGTATGGGAACCAATCTCGCCATAGGCATAGTAATTGCGATGGTATACATGTTTCTAGATAAGGTTTTTGGAACCATTGCAGAAAAGAGCACCTTCAACCCATGGATCGCCGTCTGGACGCCTAACATATTTTTTGCTGTCGTAGCATTATTCCTGTTGAGAAATGCGAGACGATAA
- the tgt gene encoding tRNA guanosine(34) transglycosylase Tgt: MKFDLLQTDANSQARAGVVHTDHGAIETPIFMPVGTVGTVKGVHQRELKEEVNPDIILANTYHLYLRPGTEVLEKAGGLHQFMNWDRPILTDSGGYQVYSLSANRKIKEEGVKFKSHIDGSYHTFTPERAMDIQRSIGADIIMAFDECTPYPCEFNYARRSMHMTHRWLKRCIEHFNNTPDKYGFTQTLFPIIQGSTYPELRQQSAEFVANCDMDANAIGGLSVGEPAEEMYAMTDVVTAILPKDKPRYLMGVGTPINLLENVALGIDMFDCVMPTRNGRNGMIFTANGSINIKNKKWEMDFSPLDDGAYAWVDTEYSKAYVRHLFTVNEMLGRQICTIHNLAFYLWLMREARKHILAGDFRAWKDQMVKQMDNRL; this comes from the coding sequence ATGAAATTTGACTTACTACAAACTGATGCAAACAGCCAGGCTAGAGCAGGTGTGGTGCATACAGATCACGGTGCGATAGAGACACCTATATTTATGCCTGTAGGTACAGTTGGTACCGTAAAAGGTGTGCATCAAAGGGAATTGAAGGAAGAAGTGAATCCAGATATTATTCTGGCTAACACCTATCATCTCTATTTAAGACCAGGAACTGAGGTTCTTGAAAAGGCTGGTGGACTGCACCAGTTCATGAATTGGGACCGTCCTATTTTGACTGATTCTGGAGGATACCAGGTTTATTCCTTGAGTGCCAATAGAAAAATCAAGGAAGAAGGTGTGAAATTCAAATCACACATTGATGGTTCCTATCACACCTTTACACCAGAACGTGCCATGGATATACAGCGCTCCATAGGTGCAGACATCATCATGGCTTTTGATGAGTGTACTCCTTATCCATGTGAATTCAATTATGCACGTCGCAGTATGCACATGACGCATCGATGGTTAAAAAGGTGTATTGAGCATTTCAATAACACACCAGATAAATATGGGTTTACCCAGACATTGTTTCCCATCATTCAAGGAAGTACTTACCCAGAATTGAGACAGCAAAGCGCCGAGTTTGTGGCCAATTGTGATATGGATGCCAATGCCATAGGTGGATTGTCCGTTGGTGAACCTGCAGAGGAAATGTATGCCATGACTGATGTAGTCACCGCTATACTTCCTAAGGACAAACCGCGTTATCTTATGGGTGTAGGAACGCCTATCAATCTACTCGAGAATGTCGCCCTTGGAATCGATATGTTTGATTGTGTGATGCCTACCAGAAATGGTAGAAATGGTATGATCTTTACTGCTAATGGGAGCATCAATATCAAGAACAAAAAATGGGAAATGGATTTCAGTCCATTGGATGATGGCGCTTACGCTTGGGTGGATACTGAGTATTCCAAAGCTTATGTTAGACATCTATTTACCGTAAATGAAATGTTAGGTAGGCAAATATGTACGATTCATAACCTGGCTTTCTATTTGTGGTTGATGCGCGAGGCTCGCAAACACATACTAGCAGGAGATTTTAGAGCCTGGAAGGATCAAATGGTAAAACAAATGGATAATAGACTGTAG